A part of Planctomycetia bacterium genomic DNA contains:
- a CDS encoding FG-GAP-like repeat-containing protein produces MKIECPTRFRKHYSWASLALAMACLASPLAAEDTRVPKWDARGLGLLPPQGIACLDVSDDGSRIVVGTIAPAAEPSVHVLDAAGKILKSYRVGQRWIGQVAAASGDQAFAMCMMPNGSAFDEPTTYACGESTLPIVGGTGGISLFHYGDHSNHVGKQLRSYSGGAVTLNENQILWLDVAKAEPAPTADAARGSVRNLSNPTAKSYFRNLKPTVLSVHRSGVALVGGHADGDTKETKSNNLFLFRPGTQTPIWSRPIVAEVAESTAPELGEYGRPLLADGSRGLLPQRDEPISAPLSIGVTRDSEFSESTSRVATADYRGWQRWVRSSATGVDTPYGVRFMPAKPTITVYDGGGKVVRRFDAAKFSQACWVDLEFLPGGRKLLAYPHHWTCRGLAGQSILPADDRAQTMWLLDIETGEIRTREFPDAIASLAVADDGTTAIACWNGRVYRLAEAALVEGALPAGIEVGKPALVKFDRSGKRLIAATTSGEILNLSANAKAERLVDLAVAVPTTEKSWIKNANGVKLAQGLWELPGGRVESDLGGQRIIEAPDGLILLEGHAGLSFEREWKAIESVGLDPRRIKYVLATHEHGDHAPGAYLWRVATGAQFICSREMAYTLQHQLPDGTGYGLHPPVPTDIKIDEERVLDLAGLRVVALRLPGHTFGSMGWLFERDGKRFVAIGDLIMPEGRLGYAGSINFSPQQVLESLRKLDSLRVDTVLPGHGPVVGPDKYVAAGIAFGMHVGWGKMTPEKPDPRFRIHQSNVLVTGFLSGAVSADFGDIDGDGLPDVAVVSPDGERSIVKVFLNRSEREGLFDPMKADFEIPVPDIGLPQKIRLRTLNGDRRGDFFVVGRAASALLSSRDQVGAYDIKTFSVQEPYQLRVVDRKESGAGRVVAFGQFSGAQVVTSDPAGRLRAEPLTPTLKVPYADIRELDLNGDGRLDWVSNDGSVRLRDASDVIPEAATLRLQVPSSGEWLHLGVGDVNGDRKPDVIITEREGKILAFHNTGDARVPFAAQPSTTLELKPEGTLQVVHARDAATVADWNGDGFDDLLFGLSQRDEVRVFLGSAAGLGVDRTEKIVLDYLLHFEHSVTVADFNADGRPDLACFAIVQGGPATPFIWLQPSRAK; encoded by the coding sequence ATGAAAATCGAATGCCCGACCCGGTTTCGTAAGCACTACTCTTGGGCCTCGCTGGCCTTGGCGATGGCATGCCTAGCGAGTCCGCTTGCGGCGGAAGACACGCGCGTGCCGAAGTGGGACGCGCGCGGCCTCGGGCTATTACCGCCGCAAGGAATCGCTTGTCTCGACGTCAGCGACGACGGCTCGCGGATCGTCGTGGGAACGATCGCGCCGGCCGCCGAGCCGAGCGTGCATGTGCTCGATGCCGCCGGAAAGATCTTGAAGTCGTATCGTGTCGGGCAGCGTTGGATCGGACAAGTTGCGGCCGCATCCGGTGACCAAGCGTTTGCAATGTGCATGATGCCCAACGGCTCCGCGTTCGACGAACCGACCACGTATGCTTGCGGCGAGTCGACCTTGCCGATCGTCGGAGGGACCGGCGGGATCTCGTTGTTCCATTACGGAGACCATAGCAACCACGTCGGCAAGCAATTGCGTTCCTATTCCGGCGGCGCCGTAACGCTCAATGAGAATCAAATTCTTTGGCTCGATGTCGCGAAAGCCGAACCGGCTCCGACGGCGGATGCGGCGCGCGGATCCGTGCGGAATCTTTCAAACCCGACGGCGAAGTCGTACTTTCGGAATCTCAAACCTACGGTACTCTCCGTGCATCGCAGCGGCGTCGCGCTCGTCGGCGGACATGCCGACGGCGACACGAAGGAGACTAAGTCGAACAACTTGTTCCTGTTCCGCCCGGGCACGCAAACGCCGATCTGGTCGCGACCGATCGTCGCCGAGGTTGCGGAATCGACCGCGCCAGAGCTCGGAGAATATGGCCGGCCGCTGTTGGCCGACGGAAGCCGCGGCCTGTTGCCTCAGCGCGACGAGCCGATCTCCGCACCGCTCTCGATCGGCGTGACGCGCGATTCGGAATTCTCCGAAAGCACGTCGCGCGTCGCCACGGCCGACTATCGCGGTTGGCAGCGCTGGGTTCGATCGTCGGCCACCGGGGTCGACACTCCGTACGGCGTGCGTTTCATGCCCGCCAAACCGACGATTACGGTTTACGACGGCGGAGGCAAGGTCGTTCGTCGGTTCGATGCCGCGAAGTTTTCGCAGGCCTGTTGGGTCGACCTCGAGTTCTTGCCCGGCGGTCGAAAGCTGCTGGCCTATCCGCACCACTGGACCTGTCGCGGCCTAGCGGGCCAATCGATTCTCCCGGCCGACGATCGAGCGCAGACGATGTGGCTCTTAGACATCGAGACCGGCGAGATCCGCACGCGCGAATTTCCCGACGCGATCGCAAGCCTCGCCGTAGCCGACGACGGAACGACCGCCATCGCGTGTTGGAACGGTCGTGTTTACCGGCTCGCCGAAGCTGCGCTCGTCGAGGGGGCGTTGCCTGCCGGCATCGAGGTCGGTAAACCAGCGCTCGTCAAGTTCGATCGTTCCGGCAAGCGACTGATCGCCGCTACTACCTCGGGTGAGATTCTGAATCTCTCCGCGAACGCTAAGGCGGAACGACTCGTCGATCTCGCGGTCGCCGTGCCGACGACTGAGAAGTCGTGGATCAAGAATGCAAACGGCGTGAAGCTCGCCCAAGGTCTGTGGGAGTTGCCGGGAGGCCGCGTCGAAAGCGATCTAGGTGGGCAGCGGATCATCGAAGCGCCGGACGGCTTGATCCTGCTCGAAGGGCATGCGGGTCTCTCCTTCGAGCGTGAATGGAAAGCGATCGAGTCCGTCGGGCTTGATCCGCGGCGAATCAAATACGTGCTCGCCACGCACGAACACGGCGATCATGCTCCCGGCGCTTATCTCTGGCGCGTCGCTACCGGTGCGCAGTTCATTTGTAGTCGCGAGATGGCCTACACGTTGCAGCACCAGCTTCCCGACGGCACGGGCTACGGGCTGCATCCACCGGTGCCGACGGATATCAAGATCGACGAAGAACGGGTACTCGATCTCGCGGGCTTGCGCGTCGTTGCTCTCAGATTGCCGGGGCACACTTTCGGATCGATGGGTTGGCTCTTCGAGCGCGACGGTAAGAGGTTCGTCGCGATCGGCGATTTGATTATGCCCGAGGGGCGGCTAGGTTATGCGGGGAGCATCAATTTCAGTCCGCAGCAAGTGTTGGAAAGCCTGCGCAAGCTCGACTCGCTACGCGTCGACACCGTCTTGCCGGGGCATGGTCCGGTCGTCGGGCCCGATAAATACGTGGCGGCCGGCATCGCATTCGGCATGCACGTCGGGTGGGGGAAGATGACTCCCGAAAAGCCCGATCCTCGTTTCCGCATCCACCAATCGAACGTACTCGTTACGGGGTTTCTTTCCGGTGCCGTTTCGGCCGACTTCGGAGACATCGACGGAGATGGCTTGCCCGACGTCGCGGTCGTTTCGCCCGACGGAGAGCGGAGCATCGTGAAAGTGTTTCTCAATCGGAGCGAGCGCGAGGGACTTTTCGATCCGATGAAGGCAGACTTCGAAATTCCGGTTCCGGATATCGGCCTGCCGCAAAAGATTCGGCTACGGACGTTGAACGGCGATCGAAGGGGCGACTTCTTCGTTGTCGGTCGAGCGGCGTCGGCGTTGCTCTCTTCGCGCGACCAAGTCGGCGCATACGACATCAAGACGTTTAGCGTACAAGAACCGTATCAGCTGCGCGTCGTCGACCGGAAGGAGTCGGGCGCCGGCAGAGTCGTCGCGTTCGGTCAATTCAGCGGAGCTCAGGTCGTCACGTCGGATCCAGCGGGCCGTTTACGCGCCGAACCGTTAACGCCGACGCTCAAGGTTCCTTACGCCGACATTCGCGAACTCGACCTCAACGGGGACGGCCGCTTGGATTGGGTCTCCAACGACGGAAGCGTTCGCTTGCGCGATGCCAGCGACGTTATTCCCGAGGCGGCGACGTTGCGACTTCAGGTACCCAGCTCCGGTGAATGGTTGCACCTAGGGGTCGGCGATGTGAACGGCGATCGGAAGCCCGACGTCATCATCACGGAACGAGAAGGAAAGATATTGGCGTTTCATAATACGGGCGATGCACGAGTGCCGTTCGCCGCGCAGCCGAGCACCACGCTCGAACTGAAGCCGGAGGGAACACTGCAAGTCGTACATGCGCGCGACGCCGCGACCGTCGCCGATTGGAACGGCGACGGCTTCGACGATCTGCTCTTCGGCCTTAGCCAGCGCGACGAAGTGCGAGTGTTTCTCGGCAGTGCGGCCGGCCTCGGAGTAGATCGGACGGAGAAGATCGTGCTCGACTATCTGCTGCACTTCGAGCACTCCGTGACCGTGGCCGACTTCAACGCCGACGGCCGCCCGGACTTGGCTTGCTTCGCCATCGTGCAAGGAGGCCCCGCCACGCCGTTCATCTGGTTGCAACCCAGCCGCGCGAAGTAG
- a CDS encoding VOC family protein, with amino-acid sequence MSTLETAADVVKFHISLNTGNLFRSLAFYRVLFGVEPAKVRGDYAKFELAEPPVVLSLIPIPPSSGGHMNHVGLRLLDSAALVAVQLRLEQAGFATQREEGVECCYSKQTKFWVQDPDGALWELYVLHGDADEHDEHNPSRTQGLTGNSTFRGRLNVLQPTTSAALPSSTPQATAVVWQHLLTQPLPERIDLADGSVDDVQLLGTLNMKLERARVSTFMQEVRRVLRPGGTIGAHALTSDRPLPEKPVLPGPASLVEHVWTETEASEFFAEAGFVGVRFVKLGEKPCFTVGEAQLRETRLAASAPAAEPCAEKTVDVLYRGPWRELHDDYGNIFPRGRRVRVTAAQAAALAAMPHAGEFLSFGGAAPSGGCCS; translated from the coding sequence ATGTCTACGCTCGAAACCGCCGCGGATGTCGTCAAGTTTCACATCTCGCTCAACACCGGCAACCTCTTTCGCTCCCTCGCGTTCTACCGCGTATTGTTCGGAGTCGAGCCGGCGAAGGTGCGCGGCGACTACGCGAAGTTCGAGCTGGCCGAACCGCCGGTCGTGTTGTCGCTCATTCCGATTCCGCCCAGCAGCGGCGGACATATGAACCACGTCGGACTCCGCTTACTTGATTCGGCAGCGCTGGTCGCCGTCCAGCTTCGGCTCGAACAAGCAGGCTTCGCCACGCAGCGCGAAGAGGGAGTCGAGTGTTGCTACTCGAAGCAGACGAAGTTCTGGGTTCAAGATCCCGACGGTGCGTTGTGGGAACTCTATGTTCTGCATGGCGACGCCGACGAGCACGACGAGCATAACCCAAGCCGTACGCAAGGGCTCACCGGCAACTCGACTTTCCGCGGCCGGCTCAATGTCTTGCAGCCGACCACGTCCGCGGCGCTTCCATCGTCGACGCCGCAAGCGACTGCCGTCGTTTGGCAACATCTACTCACGCAACCATTGCCCGAGCGCATCGACCTTGCCGACGGTTCGGTCGACGATGTTCAGCTGCTAGGGACGCTGAACATGAAGCTGGAGCGGGCACGAGTGAGCACCTTCATGCAAGAGGTGCGTCGCGTGTTGCGTCCCGGGGGAACGATCGGAGCGCATGCCTTGACGTCCGATCGACCGCTGCCGGAGAAGCCGGTCTTGCCCGGCCCGGCGTCTTTGGTTGAGCACGTATGGACGGAAACGGAAGCGAGCGAGTTCTTTGCCGAGGCGGGATTCGTCGGAGTTCGGTTCGTAAAACTCGGCGAAAAACCTTGCTTCACCGTCGGCGAAGCTCAACTTCGCGAAACGAGGCTCGCGGCTTCGGCGCCCGCAGCCGAACCTTGCGCCGAGAAGACGGTCGACGTTCTTTATCGCGGCCCTTGGCGCGAACTGCATGACGACTACGGCAACATCTTTCCTCGCGGCCGACGCGTTCGCGTCACGGCCGCGCAGGCCGCGGCGCTCGCGGCGATGCCGCATGCCGGCGAGTTCCTCTCGTTCGGCGGTGCCGCCCCGAGCGGTGGTTGCTGCTCGTAG
- a CDS encoding MFS transporter, with translation MSTAEDRALPATSPEEIGQPVDEQRTARNVVTLVVAAAAMVATFPGRTFGLGFVEAQLTRDLQLSELEFSHINLWATLIGALACFPTGRLIDRYGLRVVLFGTALALGVVTRGMAGVTTTSMLLILITLTRAFGQSAMSVVSIAIVGKSFDRRQTWPMAAFSLWMTIGFMASVGMVGSSVKEAGWRYAWSGIGIAVLCLAPAAWLLPKTLPMFADESSEATVGRGFTLRQALATPAFWLFASATSLFGLVAAGITLFNGKILAERGFDYATYYQTAVIAAPFGLLGQAACGGLARRWTYQRLTTLGMTLYAVSLLGLTWIDTKQQLIAVSTLTSFSGGMITVIFFAVFPRLFGRRELGRIQGAAQMLTVFASALGPILFGASIEFTGSYRPAIIGMAFIVLLVGWAAVFVASPKLSEENASV, from the coding sequence ATGAGTACCGCGGAAGATCGCGCACTACCGGCAACATCGCCGGAAGAGATCGGGCAACCCGTCGACGAACAGCGTACGGCTCGCAACGTCGTGACGCTCGTCGTGGCGGCTGCGGCGATGGTTGCGACGTTTCCCGGTCGCACGTTCGGCCTCGGGTTCGTCGAGGCTCAACTGACCCGCGATCTGCAACTCAGCGAACTTGAGTTCAGCCATATCAACCTCTGGGCCACGCTGATCGGCGCCTTGGCTTGCTTTCCGACCGGGCGTTTGATCGACCGATACGGACTGCGCGTCGTGTTGTTCGGCACGGCGTTGGCGCTTGGCGTCGTGACGCGCGGCATGGCCGGCGTGACGACGACCTCGATGCTGCTGATCTTGATTACGCTGACCCGCGCGTTCGGCCAGAGCGCGATGTCGGTGGTGAGCATTGCGATCGTCGGCAAGTCGTTCGATCGCCGCCAGACGTGGCCGATGGCCGCCTTCAGCTTATGGATGACGATCGGGTTCATGGCCTCGGTCGGAATGGTCGGCTCAAGTGTAAAAGAAGCCGGCTGGCGTTACGCTTGGTCGGGCATCGGCATTGCCGTGCTGTGCCTGGCTCCGGCCGCTTGGCTGTTGCCGAAAACATTGCCGATGTTCGCCGACGAGAGTTCCGAAGCGACGGTCGGTCGCGGCTTTACCCTCCGCCAAGCACTCGCGACCCCCGCCTTCTGGCTCTTCGCTTCGGCCACTTCGCTCTTCGGGCTCGTAGCGGCGGGCATTACGCTTTTCAACGGAAAAATTCTCGCCGAGCGCGGCTTCGACTATGCGACCTACTATCAGACGGCCGTGATCGCTGCGCCGTTCGGCTTGCTGGGGCAAGCGGCCTGCGGCGGGCTGGCGCGACGCTGGACCTACCAACGGCTCACGACCCTTGGGATGACGTTGTACGCCGTATCGCTCCTGGGCCTGACCTGGATCGACACGAAGCAGCAGTTGATCGCCGTGTCGACCCTGACGAGTTTCTCCGGCGGCATGATCACGGTCATCTTCTTCGCCGTGTTCCCTCGACTGTTCGGCCGTCGCGAACTCGGGCGCATTCAAGGGGCCGCTCAAATGCTGACGGTCTTCGCCTCGGCGCTAGGTCCGATCCTCTTCGGAGCGTCGATCGAATTTACCGGTTCCTATCGGCCCGCGATTATCGGAATGGCGTTCATCGTGCTTCTCGTCGGTTGGGCAGCGGTTTTCGTTGCCTCGCCGAAGCTGAGCGAAGAGAATGCCTCGGTCTAG
- a CDS encoding phytanoyl-CoA dioxygenase family protein produces the protein MSTTAGSTYSLSDEQSQQYAADGFVVLRGAFSPQETAALEAEASKLWWRKDLIDIKNIRCRWQNHVETGECTFECFDPVIDISPLIGQVAEDRRILDPLAEIYGEPGCLFKDKLIYKPPGAVGYGMHQDYIAWKTFPRSFVTVLIAIDPADEENGATELFPGYHKQGSIMPEDGMYHEIPLDKIDLSRGVKLDLQPGDVAIFDGFTPHRSGPNRTDRYRRQLYLSYNALSDGGEQRAGHYAYFHEWLVARYAEYGKTETYFQ, from the coding sequence ATGTCGACGACCGCCGGTTCCACCTATTCCCTCTCCGATGAGCAATCGCAGCAATACGCCGCCGATGGCTTCGTCGTGCTTCGCGGTGCGTTCTCGCCGCAAGAAACGGCCGCGCTCGAAGCTGAAGCGAGCAAGCTCTGGTGGCGCAAAGACCTGATCGACATCAAGAACATTCGCTGCCGCTGGCAAAATCACGTTGAAACCGGCGAATGCACGTTCGAGTGCTTCGATCCCGTGATCGACATCAGCCCGCTCATCGGGCAAGTGGCCGAGGACCGCCGCATTCTCGATCCTTTGGCCGAAATCTACGGCGAGCCGGGCTGCCTCTTCAAAGACAAGCTGATCTACAAGCCGCCGGGAGCCGTCGGCTATGGGATGCATCAAGACTACATCGCTTGGAAGACGTTTCCGCGTTCGTTCGTCACGGTCTTGATCGCGATCGACCCGGCCGACGAAGAAAACGGAGCCACGGAGTTGTTTCCCGGCTATCACAAGCAAGGCTCGATCATGCCCGAAGACGGCATGTATCACGAGATTCCGCTCGACAAGATCGACCTCTCCCGCGGTGTGAAGCTCGATCTTCAGCCCGGCGACGTCGCGATCTTCGACGGCTTTACTCCGCATCGCTCCGGCCCGAACCGGACCGATCGTTACCGCCGCCAACTCTACCTAAGCTACAACGCCCTGAGCGACGGGGGCGAGCAACGCGCCGGGCACTACGCCTACTTTCACGAGTGGCTCGTCGCTCGCTATGCGGAATACGGCAAGACGGAAACGTATTTCCAATGA
- a CDS encoding cobalamin biosynthesis protein P47K produces MSVVAPAVEPAIKSVVERVIEPRRPIRFLMLGGFLGAGKTTAIARLARHFQTQGKSVALITNDKASDLVDTLNLRAQGFHVGELPGICFCGNVGELIEMIRVLGVAGRPDVVIAEPVGSCLDMVATVLQPLRAAYGREFEVAPFGVLVKPTHAVKILRNEDNAGFSPKAAYIFRKQLEEADFVVVNRIDQLTPLQVAEITSLLHEQYPQLAVLAMSATTGAGFEHVATMFEQSDRNDKPAVPLDYTVYGAGEAELGWLNGSILVTAERAVPIDDLLLDVVRAIRERLRQLQAEVSHLKVIGIQGGKFAVANLISTAAEPELSQPGACELAALQLIINARVGCAPEELRQAVELGLRAAADAHRCSLEEIEMQCFRPGVATPG; encoded by the coding sequence ATGTCCGTCGTCGCTCCCGCCGTCGAACCCGCCATTAAATCTGTCGTCGAGCGCGTCATCGAACCACGCCGACCGATTCGCTTCCTCATGTTGGGAGGCTTTCTGGGCGCCGGGAAGACGACCGCGATCGCACGCCTGGCGCGGCATTTTCAAACGCAGGGTAAAAGCGTTGCGTTGATCACCAACGATAAGGCTTCCGACCTGGTCGATACGTTGAACCTCCGCGCTCAAGGGTTCCACGTCGGTGAGTTGCCGGGGATCTGCTTTTGCGGCAACGTCGGCGAGTTGATCGAGATGATCCGAGTGCTCGGTGTAGCGGGTCGTCCCGACGTGGTGATCGCCGAGCCGGTCGGGAGTTGCCTCGATATGGTCGCGACCGTGCTCCAACCGCTGCGCGCAGCGTATGGTCGAGAGTTCGAAGTAGCGCCCTTCGGGGTGTTGGTCAAGCCGACGCACGCCGTCAAGATTTTGCGGAACGAAGACAACGCCGGCTTCTCCCCGAAAGCGGCTTACATCTTTCGCAAGCAACTCGAAGAAGCCGACTTCGTCGTCGTGAATCGGATCGACCAACTCACGCCGCTGCAAGTCGCGGAGATTACGAGCTTGCTCCATGAGCAGTATCCGCAACTCGCCGTCTTAGCGATGTCGGCCACGACAGGCGCCGGCTTCGAGCACGTCGCCACGATGTTCGAGCAGAGCGACCGAAACGACAAGCCGGCGGTGCCGCTCGACTACACAGTCTATGGAGCCGGCGAAGCCGAGCTCGGTTGGCTCAACGGAAGCATACTCGTCACGGCCGAGCGAGCGGTTCCGATCGACGACTTATTGCTCGATGTCGTCCGTGCGATTCGGGAGCGGCTGCGGCAACTCCAGGCCGAGGTCAGCCACTTGAAAGTGATCGGCATTCAAGGAGGGAAGTTCGCCGTCGCGAATCTCATCAGCACCGCCGCCGAACCGGAGTTGTCGCAGCCGGGCGCATGTGAGTTGGCCGCGCTGCAGCTGATCATCAACGCGCGTGTCGGCTGCGCGCCCGAAGAACTGCGACAAGCCGTCGAGCTGGGCTTACGCGCAGCGGCCGACGCGCACCGCTGCTCACTCGAAGAGATCGAGATGCAATGCTTCCGACCGGGCGTTGCGACGCCCGGCTAG
- a CDS encoding TonB-dependent siderophore receptor, with product MSLRSWLGLFVTSGALAWSVLDGGIAAAQQPTPPVATPTQPGNTVPRLPETEVVAEPPAPNLTPNFQPFQPTPSILTANAFQPGGVAGYQATSSTTGSLIDMPKILYPGSVDTITQQMRHDQQIINVDDVIRDIAGAVKANGNGGDGVRRPDQFIVRGFELTSENFRKNGFLDPTNTPRDFANIERIDILKGPASIVYGSALPSGTFNVITKRAQQDRFVVGTAQVGSFDFQRFTVDANNMNQAGDILFRVNAAHQQGNSFRGYGSNERTFVAPTFTVLLDDDTFLVYEAEFNNDRRQYDTGLTAINGNTRALPSSRFLGNSGNFLKSHDYRNTLSLTHNINDDWSFYLGGSSLFYDQQLQGDQPGFAFATGSINPTTGFYNAAGAGIYPDLPRRQFTGGQSGQNQALIANLNGNFDGPLFEHNLVVGTEQDWRFQHANFGSTDPRLIALDPTTNLLAVDPTLPGPFGGFVTNPPVTFAFNGLYQSRHSVYFQDLVTLSERWKVLYGARYDHVGQTSDFTIPNGFGGTASFFSKNSFDQGTPRVGLIFEAVPDALSFYSMYTSSFNPVGGAAFGLPLPGANTNPELGQIFESGFKANIFDNLTYTFSAFNIYRQNVAVQPDSGIMYAQADQRSKGIEMTLVGQWTERMSTISNYSYTDVKQRDTTNDPLYNINGRVRGVPFNLANVWTRYNFIQERDRTFGAALGWVYVGDRRGDYGGAFGSPLRLDSYNRWDIGLFARKGRFDSAGYLENVFNARYETGSLDQYQIFPGAPVNFRLQAGITF from the coding sequence ATGTCACTCCGCTCCTGGCTCGGACTTTTCGTTACCTCCGGAGCGCTCGCCTGGAGCGTCCTTGATGGTGGTATCGCCGCTGCTCAGCAGCCGACCCCGCCCGTAGCGACACCGACCCAGCCGGGAAATACGGTCCCGCGACTCCCGGAAACGGAAGTGGTGGCCGAGCCGCCGGCTCCGAACCTGACGCCCAACTTCCAGCCGTTTCAGCCGACCCCCTCGATCCTCACGGCCAACGCGTTTCAACCAGGCGGCGTCGCCGGTTATCAAGCGACCTCGTCGACGACCGGTTCGCTGATCGACATGCCGAAGATTCTCTATCCGGGCTCGGTCGACACGATCACGCAACAGATGCGCCATGATCAACAGATCATCAACGTCGACGACGTCATCCGCGACATCGCCGGTGCGGTGAAGGCCAACGGCAACGGCGGCGACGGCGTTCGTCGTCCCGACCAGTTCATCGTGCGCGGCTTTGAATTGACTTCGGAAAACTTCCGCAAAAACGGCTTCCTCGACCCGACGAACACGCCGCGCGATTTCGCGAATATCGAGCGGATCGACATCTTGAAGGGCCCCGCTTCCATCGTTTACGGCTCGGCGCTTCCTTCCGGTACGTTCAACGTGATCACGAAGCGCGCTCAACAAGATCGCTTCGTCGTCGGCACGGCGCAGGTCGGCAGCTTCGACTTCCAGCGCTTCACCGTCGACGCGAACAACATGAACCAAGCGGGAGACATTCTCTTCCGCGTCAACGCCGCGCATCAGCAAGGAAACAGTTTCCGCGGCTACGGCTCGAACGAACGGACGTTCGTCGCGCCGACGTTCACGGTCCTGCTCGACGACGACACGTTCCTCGTCTACGAAGCGGAATTCAACAACGATCGACGGCAGTACGATACGGGCCTCACGGCGATCAACGGCAATACTCGCGCACTTCCAAGCAGCCGCTTTCTCGGAAACTCCGGCAATTTCCTGAAGTCTCACGACTATCGCAACACGCTGTCGTTGACCCACAACATCAACGACGACTGGTCGTTCTACCTCGGCGGCAGCTCGCTGTTCTACGATCAACAGCTTCAAGGGGACCAACCGGGGTTCGCCTTCGCAACCGGGTCCATCAATCCGACGACAGGATTCTACAACGCCGCCGGCGCAGGAATTTATCCGGATCTTCCCCGCCGACAATTCACGGGTGGGCAATCGGGACAAAACCAAGCCCTGATCGCCAACCTCAACGGCAACTTCGATGGTCCGCTGTTTGAGCACAACTTGGTCGTCGGCACGGAGCAAGATTGGCGTTTTCAGCACGCCAACTTCGGCTCGACCGATCCGCGGCTGATTGCTCTGGATCCGACCACGAACTTACTGGCCGTCGATCCGACATTGCCCGGCCCGTTCGGAGGCTTCGTCACGAATCCACCGGTTACGTTCGCTTTCAACGGATTGTACCAGAGTCGTCACTCCGTTTACTTTCAAGATCTCGTCACTCTCAGCGAGCGTTGGAAAGTACTCTATGGGGCTCGCTACGATCATGTCGGGCAAACATCCGATTTCACTATTCCCAATGGGTTTGGAGGGACCGCTTCCTTCTTTTCGAAAAACTCGTTCGACCAAGGTACTCCGCGCGTCGGCTTGATCTTCGAAGCCGTGCCGGATGCGCTGTCGTTCTATTCCATGTACACGTCGTCGTTCAATCCCGTCGGTGGTGCGGCCTTCGGGCTTCCGCTGCCCGGTGCGAATACGAACCCGGAGCTTGGTCAGATCTTCGAGTCGGGCTTCAAAGCAAACATCTTCGACAACCTGACTTATACCTTCAGTGCGTTCAATATCTATCGTCAGAACGTCGCCGTTCAGCCGGACAGCGGGATCATGTATGCCCAAGCGGACCAACGGAGCAAAGGCATCGAAATGACGCTCGTCGGTCAATGGACCGAGCGGATGAGCACGATCAGCAACTACTCGTATACCGACGTGAAGCAACGAGATACGACGAACGATCCGCTCTATAACATCAACGGTCGTGTGCGAGGTGTGCCGTTTAACTTGGCGAACGTTTGGACGCGCTACAACTTCATTCAAGAGCGCGATCGAACGTTCGGGGCCGCGCTCGGCTGGGTCTACGTCGGTGATCGTCGCGGCGACTACGGAGGCGCTTTCGGCAGCCCATTGCGTCTCGACTCGTATAACCGCTGGGATATCGGTCTCTTCGCTCGCAAAGGTCGGTTCGACAGTGCCGGCTATCTTGAGAACGTGTTCAACGCCCGTTATGAAACCGGCTCGCTCGACCAGTACCAGATCTTCCCAGGGGCTCCGGTCAATTTCCGCCTGCAAGCGGGAATCACGTTCTAG